A window of the Cystobacter fuscus genome harbors these coding sequences:
- a CDS encoding AAA family ATPase yields MIAKIHIQNFKSILDYTLELGRINVFIGENGAGKTNILEAFATASAASDGALEIEDLYTRGVRIAKPSITISSFLQKKPIRDIALTLTAAAQTSSTDEEVPRLELRLFPDAGDIDSGWRVDSSSNTMTLELPSNKVDLDKALRSFRKLGLSQELAEGALKEFLKLRLKRPNAPILQKQLKSFCIYNLNPLALRGIQNTSRRIPLGINGENLDVFLEELTQTQRRELVRYSKFIPWFDNLLIDTQDELKFKGHKLGRSTSRLYFRDRFMKKGNNVFSAENANEGILHILFYLALFLSDKTPPIFAIDNIETALNPQLCRELMKSLAAMAKAHDKQVLITTHNPAILDGLDLHDDDQRLIVIHRNDQGHTVGKRIKLKPQAKGESKYKLSELWMRGHLGGLPKAF; encoded by the coding sequence ATGATCGCGAAGATCCACATCCAGAATTTCAAGTCGATCCTCGACTACACGCTCGAGCTTGGGCGGATCAACGTCTTCATCGGCGAGAACGGCGCGGGCAAGACCAACATCCTCGAGGCCTTCGCCACGGCGAGCGCGGCTTCGGATGGCGCTCTTGAAATCGAGGACCTCTATACAAGAGGTGTCCGGATCGCCAAACCCTCCATCACCATCAGTTCGTTTCTACAGAAGAAGCCCATCCGGGACATCGCGCTCACGCTTACCGCTGCGGCCCAAACGTCATCCACGGATGAAGAGGTTCCACGGTTGGAGCTTCGGTTATTTCCAGATGCCGGCGACATTGATTCGGGCTGGAGAGTTGACTCATCTAGCAACACCATGACTCTAGAGCTTCCATCCAACAAGGTAGACTTGGATAAGGCTCTGCGAAGCTTTCGCAAGCTTGGCCTCAGCCAGGAATTGGCCGAAGGCGCACTGAAAGAGTTCTTAAAACTAAGACTCAAGCGCCCAAACGCACCCATCCTTCAGAAACAATTAAAGAGTTTCTGCATCTACAATCTAAATCCATTGGCTCTTCGCGGAATCCAGAACACCAGCCGGAGAATCCCGCTGGGCATCAATGGCGAAAATCTCGACGTCTTCCTCGAAGAATTGACCCAGACACAGCGCCGCGAACTCGTGCGCTACAGCAAGTTCATCCCCTGGTTCGACAATCTCCTCATCGACACCCAGGATGAACTGAAGTTCAAGGGGCACAAGCTCGGACGGAGCACCTCCCGGCTCTACTTCCGGGACCGGTTCATGAAGAAGGGCAACAACGTCTTCTCCGCCGAGAACGCGAACGAGGGCATCCTCCACATCCTCTTCTATCTGGCCCTGTTCCTGAGTGACAAGACGCCGCCCATCTTCGCCATCGACAACATCGAGACCGCGCTCAACCCGCAACTCTGCCGCGAGTTGATGAAGTCCCTCGCGGCGATGGCCAAGGCGCACGACAAGCAGGTCCTCATCACCACGCACAATCCCGCCATCCTGGATGGGCTGGATCTGCACGATGACGATCAGCGGCTCATCGTCATCCACCGCAATGATCAGGGGCACACCGTGGGCAAGCGCATCAAACTCAAGCCCCAGGCCAAAGGCGAATCCAAGTACAAGCTCTCGGAGCTGTGGATGCGTGGACACCTCGGCGGGCTCCCCAAGGCGTTCTGA